The following proteins are co-located in the Triticum aestivum cultivar Chinese Spring chromosome 1A, IWGSC CS RefSeq v2.1, whole genome shotgun sequence genome:
- the LOC123129361 gene encoding putative B3 domain-containing protein Os10g0537100, giving the protein MEFSPTAPAGGEESERVCASSSVVEKEHMFEKVVTPSDVGKLNRLVIPKQHAERYFPLDGAAAALAAEGSGGKGMVLSFEDRAGKAWRFRYSYWNSSQSYVMTKGWSRFVKEKSLGAGDTVLFGRGVGDGAARDRLYIDFRRRRPAESYSATVAFPPPATSSLSHRLPLLPSVPFCPWRRDFGTTYGVPPAASGSNRHVLFLRQQVPAAVVLKSVPVRAAASVLEPPARPMPKRVRLFGVNLDSPATEDDGTCGVTQTVTSTLLQQLLPSPSSSTSSTAGKERQCSLDLGL; this is encoded by the coding sequence ATGGAGTTCTCGCCAACCGCACCGGCCGGTGGCGAGGAATCCGAGAGGGTTTGCGCGTCGTCGTCGGTGGTGGAGAAAGAGCACATGTTCGAGAAGGTAGTGACTCCCAGCGACGTGGGGAAGCTGAACCGCCTGGTCATCCCCAAGCAGCACGCCGAGCGCTACTTCCCGCTCGATGGCGCTGCCGCAGCGCTGGCGGCGGAGGGTAGCGGCGGCAAGGGGATGGTCCTCAGCTTCGAGGATCGCGCGGGAAAGGCGTGGCGGTTCCGGTACTCGTACTGGAACAGCAGCCAGAGCTACGTGATGACCAAGGGCTGGAGCCGCTTCGTGAAGGAGAAGAGCCTCGGCGCCGGCGACACCGTCCTGTTCGGCCGCGGGGTCGGCGACGGCGCCGCGCGCGACCGCCTCTACATCGACTTCCGCCGCCGGCGCCCGGCCGAATCCTACAGCGCCACCGTAGCTTTCCCGCCACCGGCGACGTCGTCTTTGTCACATCGCCTGCCGCTCCTCCCGTCTGTGCCGTTCTGCCCGTGGCGGCGGGACTTCGGCACCACCTACGGCGTCCCCCCCGCTGCCTCGGGGTCCAATCGTCATGTGCTATTCCTGCGGCAGCAGGTGCCAGCGGCTGTGGTGCTCAAGTCCGTGCCGGTGCGCGCCGCGGCCTCCGTACTGGAGCCGCCGGCGAGGCCTATGCCTAAGCGAGTCCGGCTGTTCGGCGTGAACCTCGATAGCCCGGCCACGGAAGACGATGGCACCTGCGGAGTCACACAGACGGTGACCTCAACGCTCCTGCAGCAGCTGCTGCCCTCGCCGTCGTCGTCAACGTCGTCGACGGCGGGTAAGGAGAGGCAGTGCTCCCTGGATCTTGGATTGTGA